The DNA region GAGAGTCACCTTCTTAAGTAATAGAAGATATCTGATGGTATCCGATTGctcttgttgacacctaatttttgaccttttatgatttattttaattattccaGAGTTTTTGGATATCCAACGGAGTGAAATACTTATTTTTTATAAGTCACATGATTTTACTAAATTGTTTCGATAATATTTTTCCATTCCATTTGGTAAAAGAacttcaaatatatattgtaaatCATTTAGACATAATTTACACTTTTTTTATaattattcaattaattgttaaaattatttgtcacgccccaacttgggaacgtgcgggcacctaccattttccCACCTTGTTAGGTGAACCCGTCCCTTTAACCAATATCCAAACAAATAAATGAAATCAACTCCCAATCATAATATAAATAAGTCTGACAGAGTTGTAGTGTAATTACTCTTTCATATAATCCTTCACATGgttggtaagagtaaatttgttataaatatactatCTGTAGCACCCCCCTTTGGGAGGATGCGacttacgaaacaaaagctaatttcaTACTTACAACATTCAGAAGAAATTTATCTAATAAGATATTCACAATAATTTAGTAACGGAAATAGGCCCATGTGAACAAGTTTCAAAATACAACATCTCAACATAGTAGGACctaaaaacatagaaatatccAATCATAAAAATGGACAACACCTATTTTGAATTAAATCAACACTTTAGATTTCATCAAACACGTAGtcgagaaatatttttcatgctaCAACATCCAAGGCTCATACCAAGCATGAATTCAGCTCCCAATCTCAAATACAACTAGTTAAGTTTCCCAAGTTCAACATAAgtacaaaatttaaaatattacaaGACTTGGGTTTGGACACACCGAAAATAGTCAAATCAATCATCAAAATCAagttacaaaatattaacatcatgaCCCAAATTTCGTTCAAAAGTGCATATCTAAGTGTAACTCATGGATCATGTACGAGTCCCAAAAGTGCACAAAATAAACATGCTTATGCAAATGTGATTTTCATCTAGGATTCCGAAGAGTCTACTTCAAATGGTCATCCTCAAGTCTCCCCGGTACATCACTTACGATGGTAACAAattatcgctaagcataaagcttagtgacacataaacttaactaacatGTCATATCAAAAAGTAAGCTATGTAAGGAGTACAAAAATAAATTTTAGAAATGAGCTTATCAAAATAACCATCGAGTACTTAATGAAGGTACAATTGTTTCAAGAGAATCAAATATCAAATAACAAAGTAGTTCAATATATCAGTATTCAAAATCTCAAATGTCAAGAAGCTTTCCAAAGCTAATCCAAAAAGGTCCACCAATTAGTTAATTAAATAGTGAGCTATGTATCAAATATGAGTGCGAGAAGTAAATTCAGGACATGAGCTTATCCGATTTATCATCAAGTACTTAATCAATGTACGACATTTCAAGAGAACCACCAACCCATAAGGTAGTTCAAGATACTAACATTCCAAAgaccaagtgtcaagaaagctttcgAAGCTAATTCATGAAACGTCATTCAATAGTTAATTTAATAGTGAGCTATGTATCAAAAAATGAGTATAAGAACTAAATTCAAGAATATACTTGTCAAAGTAAGCTATGTACGATGTTTCAAGAGAATCAAATATCAACCCGTGAAGTAGTTCCAAAAagtattcatatctctagtgTCAAGAAAGCCTCCCAAGCTAATTAAGAAAGTCATTCAATTAGTTTCGCCCAACAcatacgtcatgccatcacatcaAGCATAATCCATTAGCATCAATGTGATTTTAACATACTTATAACTCAATTACAAAATTATACTCTCATTGATAACGTTATCATATTGAAGTGTCtcaagatattctttctcaaccAACAAAGCAAGTAAACTATTAAAGTAGCAACAAAATCAATATGACAACAACTTGAAGTAGATACTATTTCACCAAAATTCAAGCTTCTCACAATATCTCAAACAAAATAAATTGAAAGAAAAGTTCAAATTTAGGTGCAAACCTTGGAGCTTTAGTGCTTCTAAAGCTCAAATAAACATCAAGAAGTTATAAATGCCCAAAGCAACGATCAAGCAAATATGTCGACATCCTTAGCTTTTACAAGTGCCTTATGTACCTTAAATACATAATAGAATACTTACTTAAGGTCTGGAGCTAAAATATATAAGGGCTAAATCATGATGAACAAACACGGGGCTAAATGGGTCACTGCTATTCCTAGTTCTTAAGTAGAAAAATCTGGACAACAGTTATATCCTGCATCGCACATCATTTTTGACATAGCAAACAGAGGAATTAGAATTTTTGTAAAACACGAAAGTTGTGGGTAATTTTCATATCCTTTTACAGCCTTTTGAATCACCTTAATCGGAATTATAGATAAAAAGTTATGATAGAAATACTCACAATTGTGCAACAAAAAGGGGATTTCAATTCTTACCACAAGTGAGAGCAATGAGTTTTGAATCATTCAAAACAAAGGTTAGATTCTTGGTACAAAGGGAAAATATGAAGTATTCAACAAAGAGGATTTGATTTCTCATGAGAAAAGTGAAGAGCTACGGTTTGAGCTTGACTTTAGTAGAGAAGCTGAAGTagcttctgaaaaaaaaaaaaaaaaaaaaaaaagagggtaaATTTCATCTAATGCTAGAAAAAAAACCTCAAGGATCCAATGACTAGGATATAAAGGCTATTTTCTTGAAATTGCACATGACACCTCCTTATTTTAAACTCTATAGAGAATAAACCCTTTGTCACTCAAATTATATAATTGACTCAAGAAGATATTTATAAGAAAAAATGTAATCAATTGTACTGCatataataaatccagaaaaCTCGGGGTGTTACACTATCAACTTGcagatcttttaatatttgatataactAGTTGGTAAACATGGTTGGtgaatatatctaccaacttatggataTCCTTTTACAAAAGATAAACTTATAAATCAGGTTTTacatttgaaaattttgaaatcatgattgggaatcccaaatcatgcctttttggatgatttgagatttgaaatcatgatgtgaagttgaagttgaaattttgtacaAATTGCATAAACAAACGCTCATTTGAAATCAcgatgtccaaacgcctacttattaGTATTATTTTTAGATTTCATATCTCATGTCTAAACACCTACTTATTAGTATTATTTTTGGATTTCATATCGCATGTCCAGACGCCGTTTTTATTAGTAACTAGTATTCGTACCCGTGTGATGCGCAGTCCAAATCAAAAGAAAGTATGTATAACATATTAACATCTTATTCGTAATATCACATCAAATCTAATTTTTTCAATATTTAAACTATCTTTTGGCTGAGCCCATTTATTTTCTCCTTAGAGTCAAATTTTAGTACTCCtatatatgaaaaataaattaaGTGTTATTAAAAGATAAAGAACATGTTAAAACAGAGTAAGCTTTGAAATTTAAGTtttaggccccgtttgtccatagataccaaaaaaaaaaaaattcactttttttgtgGAATTTTGGAGCTGGAGTTGTGTTCGggcatagtttttgaaattgtaatttttggtgaaatgtagttgtaaaaaagtgaaaaaagtgaatttttttaaaaacaagttttttgaatttttggtattctggaatacaacttcaagttgtattcggaaatttcatggccaaacgctgattctggaaaaaagtgaataatttttatggccaaactgCATCTTAGAATAAATTTCTTTCACAAGGATAAATTCCAATGATTTACGGCTCATATTATATATTGATATTCATAAAAGAGATCATATTAATGTTCAGGTTTTTCCAAGTTAATATTCTTATCATGTTCCTCTTTATactaaaaactatttttttattattcaattaaataaattaattcaATAAAAAAATAACTACATTCAATCAAAAAGGTTTTCGTTAAAATCCAATTCTAAAGATACTCATTCAATTCAAAAATTAACTACATTTCATGTTATTACATTGCTCATTGATAGTGCCATAAATAAATACACTCTATTCACCCTGCAGCAAAGTAACAATAATATTTAAATTACATTgaataagaaaagaaatattCTTAAACAATTGAGTAAAACTTGTAATTAGAAAATCAGAATTTACATTTCTCaaagacataaataagaaaatAAGCACTTACTTAAATAAGATACTGTATAAAATAAGATATACTAATTTGATAACAATATTTTCACATTAGTACACTTAAGTATGCTAAAGTCATGTAAGTTGCACTCTATTAATGTTGGTCCTTTCCCTAGAGAAAAATAGTCTAAAAAATAAGAAATGGACCAGCAATCTGAATTAACCTCGAGTGATCAAAATAGAATGGATTTTATCATGAATTTTGAGAGAATAATTACATATCAACATTTGAATAGCAAATGCTGGTATTATCTTCTGGCTTTCCAGAAATGAACCGTACCATatcttcttcaatttcttttgAAACTTTACCTGAAGTatcaataaaacaaaaaaaaaaaacatttcattATCATTTTTGTTTCTTCTATGTCTCCATGAATTTGATACGTTTATataaggccaaagtcatagatggacctcTGAACTTgtcatgatttttcatttagacctcTTAATTGAAACGTTGATCATCTGAACtctcgaacataagataaactgtgtCATTTGAACACCTCGTGTCAGTTGGCACACGCGTGCAGTACACTTGCCGTGACATGAAAAAATAAaccaataaaaataagccatgtcaacaaaaaaaaattaattttaaaagaaaactaatataaaacttatttaactaataaaaaaattatttcaaaaaaaagaaataagtaaaaaaaattattttgttgcaTCCCACCCCCATCCTATCCAACCCACCCTTTCTTCTTCCCCAAGTGAACCCCCGCCAGTGAATTGGTCAGCCATTGCTGTCCCCCATTTCCCCCAATTTCTCTCCCTCCCTCCCTCCCCCTTCCCTCTTTCCTCACCCCAACCCCCAATCCACACAAAAAACACCTAAcatctttctctctcttttttttttgcatcttatttcatttaaaaaaaaaaacttcattaTCTGGCTAGAAAATATTATCTCCGGCGATGCTCAGAGATGGTGATCAGATTGTCTGAAATGGTGGTCTAATGGTCTCAGCTTTCTCCCTCTTTTCTTTGTCTTTTAATTCCTTTCAAAAAGTTTCATTTTTTCCGATCCAAAAAGCTTGAAAAATAAGGCCGAAATTCTCACTCGCCGGAAAATATCATCTCCGGCAACATTCTGACGGTGGTCCGGTGACATACTattagaaagaagaagaagaaagagaaataaCGTTACTTGAAAAGAAAAGTAaatgagaaagaagaaaaaaagaaacaaaaatttgaaaaagaaaaaaaaggaaaaatatgttGCAACAATGTTTCACGCGCCCATTATCAAGTGAAAATCACTTTTTGTGCCATCTTAGCATAAGGTGTTAAATTGACACACTTGCACCACACCCCAACCTTCACAAATGTAGGGTCTAAACATAGACCCTACATTTGTGAAGGTTGGGGTGTGGTGCAAGTCTATGTTGGAGGGTCTAAGTGAAATATATGGACAAGTTAGAGCGTTCATCTGTGACTTGGCCTTTATATAATAAACAAAATTTTCTCTTCATCTCGCACCCATTTCTACTCACTTCTTTCTTTCATGCATTTTCCTTACTGCACATTCTATTCACCCACTGAAATGATTTTTAAAGTGACTTTTCAAGAACTAATTCACAATCACAACGCATTACATTTGCATCAATGCATCAACTGTCGCTACATCCAGAAGCATCTTATTGATAAATTAAACCTGACATTACAAATAGTGTCACGTCAATATTCTAAAAGTGGAATAGCAAAAAGGCAAAGTATTGTTTAAATAAGTGAGTTCACTgagaaaacaaaaaaaggaaaaaagaaggaaTCAAAAGGGggaataagtttttttttttttttttatcaaatatacCTTCATCTTGTAGTCTAGATCAGAACCCATAGAATGAAATAGGAAGAAAAAGCTTTATACAGAGAGAAAGAAGATAGAAATGGTGACGTAGTAATGAATAGAATGAGACAGAAACCGATGATTGTTGAAACTGAAAGCTAACATCTGCGGTTCCAGACGTGGGAAGTTAATGTTGCAggttaggattttttttttctttttacgatttttaatttttattttatttttaattccatttttttttttgtagcgaTGACATTTGTAATCCTGTCGCGCCTTTTTCTCCCCTATTATATATTTTTTCtgttttaatttttgtgaatctattttttttaatttgtgtcaaaataaataatttcttttctaatttgaaaataaattcactttatgaaatgatttatcgtcacataaatatttaagacttattttaaaatgtaagtttcaaaagtctttacgCTTTCTTAAATATCACGTCCAGTCAAATAGactcacataaattgaaacgaagggagtaTAAATAGATAGTAGTACTATTTTTTGAGCTTTTCTGCAATTTTTGCACtagtgctatttttttttttctttttctgataaGTAATTAAATATCTAATTGCCAAAAAAGGGGAAATCATATCTCCAACCATGGGGACTGGGCGTATATTTAATGGCAGAAAATACTTTCTCGCCGGCGCCGCCTTCTCTGCCGCCGCCATTACATTccaaaccctaaaccctaactcCACCCATTCCCCTTTCATAAACGGCGTCGTTCGCTCCACTCGAGCTCTCATCACCATCACGTCAAACATCATAGACTATAAATACTCATTATACAACTTCAATCCTAACACTAACGAGTATCGCCTTGCTCTCTCTGAAGTACATTTTAGGTCAGCAAAGAGAATTTTAACTATGTGTGATGTGAATAGAGGTATTTATATCAAAGCAGGTCAGTTATTACAGGATCAAACTGTTCGTTTTGCAGTTTAACGCAATTAAACAAGTGTTATTCACCAATTTAGGTCAAAATTGTGTAATGTAGCAAGATATCATTTGAATTCTAACAATGTGTGATGCAAATAAAGGAATTTATATCAAAGCAGATCAGTTTATTGCATCTATTAAACAAGTACCAAATGAATACTTAATTTTACTTTGATTATTATAGGATCAAGTTGTTTCTTTTTAGTTTAACGCAATTAAACAAGTACTATTCAccaattttggtcaaaattgtatGATGTAGCAAAATAGTCTTAGATATTtcattaagtaggcgtttggccatagaaatcaaatacttttcactttatttgaaattggaGTTGacgatggagttgtgtttggttatagtttaaaaaaaaaaaaattggttgttTGAACGTGCtggaagtgtttttttttttttttttttggaactttCATGGACAAATGCTGATTTTCagataaagtgaaaaatatgaaaaaattcttatggccaaacggggccTTAGGATCAATCTCACTTTCATCATAACAGGATCAAACTATTCCTTTTCAGTTTAAATCAATTAAACAAGTACTATTCACCAATTTAGATCAAAATTGTATAATGTAGCAAAATATTctttgaattttgtggtcttaaatatgctATTAAGAATGTTGGGTATAAAGAGTTACAGtaataaatataaaaaatgaCATTCTTTTTAAAATAGACTAAAACGGAAAGTAAGACAAAGAAATTGAATAGTACTTATCTGTCATGATTTTTGGAACTAGAAATTCAAGACAAGATTATTTGTTATTAGTAATTGTTCTTGAAGACTACAAATACCTCAAAATTGGGGAGATAGTACATAAATGGGGTGAATATTTAATGAAGAGAGATTATGTTTTAAGACgtaaataagggtaaaatagtcaaaagcCCTCCTAATTAATGTTTTCTTAACAGGCGTGTACAAGAGAAACGccacagataatttgagacgagTAGTGTTTTTTTTGCCCTTCTTCATTTTTACAATTTTACACTCATGGAATTCTTTTTTCAGGTCAGTTTGTTGCATCCATTAGACAAGTACCAAAAGAATACTCAACATTACTTTCATCATTACAGGATCAAGCTATTCCTATGCAGTTTAACGCGATTAAACAAGTGCTAATCAGTAATTTCAGTCAAAATTGTTTATCGGAGATGTTTTTATCATTTGATGAGGTACCAGTTGCTGCTGCATCTATTGCGCAAGTACACCATGCTGTTTTAGTGAAAGATCGTAAGGAAGTTGCAGTTAAGGTGCAGTATCCCGGATTAGAGTATCAAATGAAATTTGATCTTCGTACCATGGCTTTGTTGTCGAAATTAGTGGGATTGATTTTTCCTGATTACAGGTTTAACTGGCTTGTATCGGAATTTGAGAAATCTATTGCTTGTGAACTTGATTTTATTGGAGAGGCTAAAAATTTGGAGAGAATTCGCAAAAATTTTAAGGATAATAGCACGGTTAGGGTTCCTAATGTGTTTTGGGATTTTACGACGAGGCAGGTTTTGGTGATGGAGTTCTGTAGAGGTTGTAAGGTCGATGACGTGGATTTTATGAAGGAAAGAGGAATTAGCGCGGTTAAGGTTGCGAAAGCTTTGGCTGAAATGTTTGCGGAAATGATTTTTGTTCATGGTTTTCTGCATGGAGATTTACATCCTGGTAATATATTGGTTTCACCTGAAGGGAAGAATGGATTTAGTTTAGTGCTGTTGGATTTTGGGATTTGTAAACAGTTGGATGAGGATTTCAGATTGAAGTATTGCCAGCTTTGGGAGGCTTTGGTAGTTATGGACTCGACGAAAATTCAGCAGATAGGAGAATACTTTGGTGTTGGGAAATACTCCAAATATTTTCCTGTTATATTTACGGGGAGAACTATTGACAGTAAATCGGCACTTGGGAGCGGAATGTCTGCTGAAGAAAAGAAGAACTTGAAGGAGGATTTGAAGTCTCTTAAAATGGAAGACATATCTTCCTTCATGGAATCTCTGCCTACCGATTTTCTCACAGTATTGCGGACCGATGGGCTCCTAAGATCTCTGACCAGCAAGTTGGGTGCTCCCTTGAGAGTTCGGTTACTGGCATATGCTGAATATGCACTATATGGACTTTCGTTGAATGCTGACTCTAAATCTGATTCTGCCATAGGAGTTATGCTGTTTAAATTCAAGACTGGCCTTCGATACGTCCAATTAAGACTCCTCTTTGGGATATTGGGGCTTCTTTCATGGGTTGAAAGCATCAAACACTCGTCAACTAGGAGATTTAACGATTTACTTTCCTCAGCTGGTTATGTGGTAAGGAACTTGTACCGTCCTTTATTGACAGCATAATTAAGTCTGTCAGTTGTAATATTGAAGAAAGTATctcatttttcattcattcacttctgaaaaaaaaaaaaaaaaaaaggtctcgAAGTGATACCGCGACTCATACAAGTGTTGTGTCATGTAGTAAAAAAAATAGATGAAAACCTGTGAAGTCATTTGCAATTTCATAGTAGATCCTTCTTCTCCTTCAAAAACTATTGGACCTATCTCTCATTGGCGTCACGTTCTATTATCTGCCAGCACAAATAGGGATTGCCCttcatgaaaattttggtatCCTTACGAGCATTTGTCAATATTGTTTCTTCTTGTTAGCGTGACTATGTAGACATGATTTTTGCCAATTTCAGCAATATTTTTGCCAATCTTTCACATCAGGAATTTGTGACTCGTTGTCTTAACTTCACTCAATAGAACACGAGTAGATTCCTGACTCTCGCCACCATATTCTGTTGGTAGAATATAACTTGCTGGGGTCGACAATATATGGGTCATTATGCTCACAATAGGATTGGGGTTGATGACAATACCCAAGAATTATACTGAGGGAAAATAGGTAGAATGGTGCTTATTATGCACCTTTTGATAGATATTATCGGAGTTATGAGGTTGTTGCTTTAAGCTTTTAATAAATACTATTGGAGGCTGTGGTAATGTAATGTAGTGTTTGGGTAAgataaaaaagtacttttaagccaaaataacaaaaataagccaaaagccaTAAGTTAGAATTCCTGACTTATGACTTTTGGCTCATAAGTCAAAACCCATAAGCCAATCCAAGTGGGCTCTAAATGGTTTTCACGAAAACTGAGGGTCTCATGGAAATTAATAAGACTAGACATTAAGAGTAATGTAATATACCCTTCCATAATACTCCCTCCTTTCagtttttgtgtacatattttccttttcagtctgtttaaaaaagaatgacacttctaaatttgaaataattaaCTTTATACTTCTCATTTTATCTTTAATGTGAAgcttttataaccacacaaagGCCACAATTTTCAAAAGTTGTATAGTCACACACACACAGATGGTGTGGCATATGTTTTAGATTACCAGTTTCAAGAGTCAATTCATTTCTTTTTAAAACTCCATGCCAATTCAAACTTTAAAGAAACTTTTGGTATGTGATATATCTATTTGGGGATGTTTGTAGAACTAGTGATTGGTTAGTAATTGGGATGTCCAGTATGCAGGTTACCGCTAATCTTTAGAAAGTGGACTTCCTTGAATCATTTCTAACTTAATCTAATTGGATCACTGAAAATGCTATTCCTTGGGGAGCTGTTACGCTGCAATTGCAGTGTACATGATGCGATAGCAGCAAGCCATTTATTTAACTTCTGTTATCACGACTCCATTCCCTGCGAAGTGCGATCCTTTGCTGTCTTAAGTGTTGGTTTGGCTTTGAGACTCTTGAAACGTCCAAGGTAGTGGATTGGCCTTGATTCTCCCTGAGAATTATTATAGCACCCTCCGAGGCATTCTTGATCAATCCTTGTAGCTTTTGTAGTCTCTTAACTTGGGTCTTTGTTAGCTGCTTGCTTGAGGTGTAGCAACGATCTGGTCAACACCCCCGGAGTGGTTAGGTGGAACTCCATCAGCCCCCTTTATCGACACCTCTATTCTCATGTCCAGTTACAATATCCCTATCCATTATGTTGGAACCACTGCTCATATTCAACAAGCGAAAACTCGGCTTCACGGTTTTAAATATCCTCACATTATAACACACATTCAATTCCATGAGTTTCGTATACCTTCTTTTGAAACTTCCCTTCCAAATCTTAATGCTCCTCACAAATGTCCAAACCAACTAGTCACTTCATTCTTCGAATCTTCCATCTCCGCGAGCCAGTTTGCTCACTAGTACGCGAACTTCTTAGTACTAACTACTAACCATAATTGGTTCGTTCCaaaaaggcataatacataaacaggtcCTCAAACTTagcctcagctggcaagtatgccctcctACTTTGGGTGTGGACAAGTAGGCATCTCAAAAAACTACATCtagaattaaaagaaagcagCTATTGCACTACATACGTATAGAAGCATAATATCTCTTGCGATTACAATATGTCAGTAGGAGATACATCAGCCTTCAATTAACTTCAGACTCCTGGACATGCGTCACAAGGACAAAAACAGTGGCAACTCGAGCATAAACAGTTAACCAACAACTTTCTTGGTTTTCGTTCATCATTTTTCGTTTGTTAGCCAGCTGATTATAACGGTGATTCCCATGGCAGGATGGAACCTGATGTAGAGTCGATATGGAAAAGGAAAAAGGCAACAATCATGATAGCATGTATGGTGTTTTTGGGCATGGCTGACGTTTTGGGAGAGAGGGCTAAAGGTAGGTGTTATCAAAATGCTCAATTGTAACAAGGCTTTAACAAGTGAATATATTTGGTACCAGCCTGCTCATGATATTATTTAATTCGTTGTGAAACTATGTGTTAAATATAAAGTTCAACGCTAATTTTAAAACACATATGAGAGGAGCAAGATCCTAACTTTCAGCCGTTGTTGATGAAATTTATTCCAAATTtatatacttatgtattattTAAAAGGTTCAATGTGATGCAAAGATGTGAAATTCAAACTTGCGAATTAATTTGGTAACCTGCATCTGTCTACTGTCACATCCCTTTTTTTCCCACAAAAATGATTTATATGTTAAGATCAAAAGGGTTTTCAAATCGAAAGTGACGAAAAAATTATGTTTCGAAAAGGGATTTTATTTAGAGAAAAAAGAGTTGTCACTTGGCATCGAGTTTTGGTGTACCAAGTCACTGTAAAATTAACGTCCCTTTTAAAAACTAGTTTGACTCTAAAATACTGATCATGCGATAGAGATTCCggttaaggaattctgttgaccgaggGGAAGGTGTGAGGCTCCCTCGAGTCCCGTGGttttagcacggtcgctttaaTTAACTCGTATCGACTTAAATAGAAACTCAATCAAGTAAACTTACATaaaacaaacacacacacacacacacgagaACAGCTCAAAAATAAAGTCTAAATTATTACAACCCGGAATACAAAAAATGCGAGAAAATAAATCTCTACTATCCTATGCTAACCTATTCTAAGCTATTCCCGACATCACAGGGTCTTTTCCACTAGCGGCCTCCATTTTACATTGATTTCCTCCGGGACAACCCCCCGAGAATGaatacataatattcaaaatcgaGTAAAAGAAAACACACAAATATACGAGCCTAAAATTTGCCTATTGAGATCTGCAGCAGAAAAGGTAAAACATGTATTtttatttaaagaaagaaaaaaacaatctAAACATTTCCAACATGCTTAATCATCTAAAACAAAACGCACAAATAGAGAATTTTTTTCATGTTTGTATAATCGAAGAGAAACAGTGACTTAGACAAATTGTGAACTATTGCATTAAGTCAAGAAACTAATAATTTTGTGATTAATCACATCCATTTGCTGTTAAATCATTTTT from Lycium barbarum isolate Lr01 chromosome 10, ASM1917538v2, whole genome shotgun sequence includes:
- the LOC132615297 gene encoding uncharacterized protein LOC132615297 isoform X2; its protein translation is MGTGRIFNGRKYFLAGAAFSAAAITFQTLNPNSTHSPFINGVVRSTRALITITSNIIDYKYSLYNFNPNTNEYRLALSEVHFRSAKRILTMCDVNRGIYIKAGQFVASIRQVPKEYSTLLSSLQDQAIPMQFNAIKQVLISNFSQNCLSEMFLSFDEVPVAAASIAQVHHAVLVKDRKEVAVKVQYPGLEYQMKFDLRTMALLSKLVGLIFPDYRFNWLVSEFEKSIACELDFIGEAKNLERIRKNFKDNSTVRVPNVFWDFTTRQVLVMEFCRGCKVDDVDFMKERGISAVKVAKALAEMFAEMIFVHGFLHGDLHPGNILVSPEGKNGFSLVLLDFGICKQLDEDFRLKYCQLWEALVVMDSTKIQQIGEYFGVGKYSKYFPVIFTGRTIDSKSALGSGMSAEEKKNLKEDLKSLKMEDISSFMESLPTDFLTVLRTDGLLRSLTSKLGAPLRVRLLAYAEYALYGLSLNADSKSDSAIGVMLFKFKTGLRYVQLRLLFGILGLLSWVESIKHSSTRRFNDLLSSAGYVDGT
- the LOC132615297 gene encoding uncharacterized protein LOC132615297 isoform X1; the protein is MGTGRIFNGRKYFLAGAAFSAAAITFQTLNPNSTHSPFINGVVRSTRALITITSNIIDYKYSLYNFNPNTNEYRLALSEVHFRSAKRILTMCDVNRGIYIKAGQFVASIRQVPKEYSTLLSSLQDQAIPMQFNAIKQVLISNFSQNCLSEMFLSFDEVPVAAASIAQVHHAVLVKDRKEVAVKVQYPGLEYQMKFDLRTMALLSKLVGLIFPDYRFNWLVSEFEKSIACELDFIGEAKNLERIRKNFKDNSTVRVPNVFWDFTTRQVLVMEFCRGCKVDDVDFMKERGISAVKVAKALAEMFAEMIFVHGFLHGDLHPGNILVSPEGKNGFSLVLLDFGICKQLDEDFRLKYCQLWEALVVMDSTKIQQIGEYFGVGKYSKYFPVIFTGRTIDSKSALGSGMSAEEKKNLKEDLKSLKMEDISSFMESLPTDFLTVLRTDGLLRSLTSKLGAPLRVRLLAYAEYALYGLSLNADSKSDSAIGVMLFKFKTGLRYVQLRLLFGILGLLSWVESIKHSSTRRFNDLLSSAGYVVRNLYRPLLTA